The genomic stretch CCTGTATGCCTTATCCCCTATGACCTCCCTATCTCCTACACCATAAAAACTCATCTCTGAAAGCCCCTCTATATCGTGTCTGCTACCCTCAAGCAGACAAACTTCTCTGATTAAACCATCAGAACCCATAAGTGTGTTGAGTTTGAAACCATAAAAGTATTCCCTTTTGCTTGGAGTGTATCCTCTGTATACCTCACCTCTCAAGGTTTTGCATGTCCATATGCGGGCGTTTTCACATACCTTGACTGGCATGCAATCAATCAGATAGTATTTATCCCTTCCCTCAGACATCATGGCAAGGTTAAATATGATGCTTTGCATGTGAGGCAATAGTTTTTCAAGCCTTCTTGAGAAAGTGGATTTGTCAGGGACTTTAGGAAACAGATGAGAACAGAAGGCTTTTATCCACTCAAGGGCTTTTGAGTAGTTTCCAGAGAATTCTGTGTGTGCTATGATAGCCATGGTCATTATCTCTGAGCTTGATACGGTTGTCTGAGGCTCGT from Aquificaceae bacterium encodes the following:
- a CDS encoding IS982 family transposase — protein: KKAPHGKPIGRIKMIEEKIVTYFVLIDDLLKNIGIHDEPQTTVSSSEIMTMAIIAHTEFSGNYSKALEWIKAFCSHLFPKVPDKSTFSRRLEKLLPHMQSIIFNLAMMSEGRDKYYLIDCMPVKVCENARIWTCKTLRGEVYRGYTPSKREYFYGFKLNTLMGSDGLIREVCLLEGSRHDIEGLSEMSFYGVGDREVIGDKAYRNYQMEDVLWEEGIRLSPLRTKKERRYEGEWVEYVKRVYRRFAESVFSVLRRFLGLRPYSVSLSGLFVKIYMAVISYNLHRLWSAGML